ccactgctgctaactccatatcatgcgttggatagcactactcgtactccttcagctgccgtgaggcataggctatcaccttgtcattctgcatcagcacccaacccaacccttgcttcgatgcatcgcagtagactacggacttatcgttgggtgtcggtacatagAGTACTGGTGATgagcacagcttgtccttaagcaactggaagctttcttcacatctatcattctagttgaatcttgttgtttctgagtcaggttggtgagtggagtggctatcttagaaaagccctctacgaacctcctataataacctactaatccctgaaagctccttactttggatgcattctttggtcttggccaatcctttacgacctctaccttagatgggtctaccgcAATctcatccttggatactatgtggccgagaaatgctacttgtgaaagccaaaattcgcagttcttgaacttggcgtaaagttgatgctcctttagtctcagcaagatcaaccttaaatgtttctcatgctcgattttatcctttgagtacacaaagatatcgtcaatgaatactactacgaatttatccaaataatccataaagacccttttcattaaatccataaacgtggctggagcgttggtaagaccaaaagatataactagaaactcgtaatgtccataacaagttctaaaagtcatcttgggattatcctcttcccgtactttgAGCTATGATACCCGGTCCGTAGATCAATttttgaaaacacggttgcccctcggagttgatcaaacaagtcgtcaagtcggggtagcgggtacttattgttaattgtcaccttattcaactcgtgataatctatacacatatacatacttctgtccttcttcttcacaaatagaaccggtgctccccatagcgaatggctcggtgcctggtactagttcgattgtgaagtctatctccTGTGTCGGCGGCAATCCTGTTAGTTGCCAGGAAATACCTCTAGGAATTCCTTTACATTGAGgaagtctccaacttttagtggtgttttctttaccacatccgtaacgctagctaagaatgcttgacaccctttttatatcattctttgggctttgagagatgatattagcagtgtacgtagtcctaaaacttttcccatatagcatcgtttctgaccgtcaggagtctcgaacatcacttgcttacgtttggagtcgatggttgcgccatgccttgctagccagtccattcccagtatcatgtcaaagtctttaatctctagctctatcagatctccttctagttctacatcctctatcttgattggtacgcctcgtactacccgtgatgataggactacttcacccgaaggcaactatgtcacaaacctagttctacaatgtttatctaatttctctatcattcttaacaagatatacgagtatattgctcccaaatcaagcgatactagaacatatactatcgaggataggaatcagacttgtaactgcttgttactagcatagGCTCCTCcctaggtcaaggcaaagactttggtctggaaccatcgtttaatccctcttcaacttctgcttgagctgtggacattccttctttcgatgacTTTCCTAACCACAGTTAAAGCATTccttgatgtttgcatgacattccccaagatgtttcttttggcccttagagcattgcgggtattctacataacccgacttattgcctccattgtttgtccatgctcttttatcaccattggcctGCTTATCATTAGGATGCCTTCTCTCCTGACCAtgactattactattgctatgctgacaactgttgttgtggttgttctgaCCATTTTGAGGTTAaccctgctgtttaggctcaagcctactagccttctccttactaacgttcgcctgaagcctttctacttctatttttgtttctagaacatcggcataggaagtatttcccgggtttgctagcttcacccctaattcaatctttggtctaagtcctctaacgaacttggtcaccctcataaagtcagttggaaccaactctggtgcaaacttggctaatctgtcgaactgccgagcatattctactaccgttaagttgccaTGCTTCAAACtagtgaactcctcgacccttgtagcgatgactgccaagttgtaatacttcttgtggaacagttccacaaatcttgtccacatcatggtggcgacattgttagtctactgaactaagtcccaccatattctaacATCCTTCTTAAGTATAGACgaaacgtaggatatgcggtctgcgttgccgagattcatatgcgctaggatcggctctacatttctgagccactcttctgcttcaaaggggtttgttgtcccttcaaagtttggagcgtgttgcttacgaaaccgctcatagattggctccatgtgctgagctgggtatggcgcatagttcgccattggccatcccccataaggacctacttgatggagTACTTGAGCCATCTACTGAGGCAGTGGTTGTGGCtaaggtggaggctgagtctgagtctgatgTCGTTGTTGCTacagtaattcctccacttgttgtcgcagtctggcgatttctgcagtgttgtcaatcgGCGGCGACGACGCTCTTTCTATAGCAGCACCATtggttgcacgccttccccttctACGAAATGTAGGGGCTTCATAAGTTTCAGGAGCGCCGCTTAAGGCATTGGCGTTGTTGCGAGTAGATCTTCTAAGCGACATCTTTACCAAAAGTTCTTACAgttgagaacatgttagaacttaccctaataggctctaaggcaaaacttaatctaagcaaacataactcggacctattaactatgacttcttatgaaaaaaaatatgtgagccttctttataattagggtgtgtttctaaacttagaaaaataagccatctttataatttactaagttTGTTtgtaatcatcctatatgacttaattctcaggctcgaaactcatcgttgttccaaagttaaccatattgagggagggctgggatcagtataatcgttcccactactatggccccctaaactctcaatatagaacccggtccattgatttgtatccaccctcaccgaacttgctcattatttattaaatttattatttattatgattgtaaaaaaaatcaaactcatacatgtcattcaaaaatagcaatgatatttatttggaaaaaaatagttttcactgtgtacaatcataaatgcaaagataataaataaagaaaataaactaatttacagatattcttaactaaaaacataagggctaaaacattaactaaacacataatcaaaacaactaaaacataaacacttacattagcggttagattcggagctttgagtgtgtgtatcgaggagaacttcatgcgaatggaccgttgctctgataacaactgtaacgacccaactattctagaccatggaccattaataactactatactaatcttaagaaaacatacatatgaaataaccataaatttatttaaaaactataaagtaaaggttaaatacataaaaattcatttaggatatgggatcccattgttttgaaaataaaacaaaacataacttaaataaattggttacaaaattaagtgcggagaaataatacatagaaatcataactaaaagactaaaaaaaaacttcatcctctaatcaaacgctcagtccatcgattccatcctgcctcaatacacatccccaagctgccaagaatcttttcgccgccataactattttcctgcacatataaaacataaaggaatgagcctaatgcccagcaaggaaaatctaacacataattcatatacataaaattcataacgtagcatataataaaacatatcataaacatatgtcacacatactataatggccattattacttgggatcccataactaaacaagtcatatgcccattagatttgtggggcttgctagctaagcaagtcatatgcccataaatttattggggcttgttagtgtacaggtcatatgcccaagtctacaaacatacataacacacaaatcataagttaacataacaaatAAATAgtaagataacatatggcataacacataatatcctatcctattttccttaccaatataccaggATAATGAGAACAACCTCGTAAGGATAACATCCGTGATGGCTTGTCAACTTTGATGTTCATAAAATGTTGGGCAACCATAGCTAGAGGAGAAGAACACGATAATGACCACTTTTCGAAAATGCTTTGGCCACATTTTGTTTCTTCCAAGGCTTTTCCGCCTAGGGATATTTCTGTGCTTGGTGCTGGGGTTGATATTCCAATGAAGGATATTGTGGCAAGAAGGTTTGTGTTTGAGGCTTCATGTTTAGAGTTTATTAGGTCAAAGTATCCAAAGAGCCAAAACAAAGAGTTCTCAAATTCGAGATGCTATTCTCGTATTGAGTATTTGTTTGTTTTGATTTGTACGCGTTATATAGCTACAAGTCTAGGGTTTCGGGGTGAAAAAAAGCGTTGCACTATAGGGCATGCATTTAATCTTTGTTCAAAGCTCGACCCTCCACTCTTAGAAAATTCTTTTGGAAATATTTCTCGCACAATCTTAAGTCTTTAGATTTGGATTTGACAAGTTGTGGAGAGGAAGAGATGTATGGTGAGGTTGTGAAGCAGGTGAGAGAGTTGATGAATAGTGGTAAAGAGCAAGAGTTTGTGAGAAACCTTGAGAAAGGGATTGATCAAACCTCAAATTTTTTGAAAGATCATGCTGAGGAATTTGTGAAAGGAGAACTTGTTTCGTTTAACTTTACGAGTTTGTGTAGATTTCCTCTCTATGAAGATTTTGGATTTGGAAAGCCATCTTGGGTGGCCACAAATCCAATCCCATATAAGAATCTTATTGTTTTTACTGATAACAAATCATGTGACGGGGTAGAAGTTTATATTGACATGGAGGAAGAAGACATGGCAAGACTTGAAAGAGATGATGAGTTCATGTCATTTGTTTCTCTTCCGGCTGAAAGTTAATCAATTTAGatttaaattttgtatttatgATGCATTAAGAAATGATTAAATGTATGAATTTCAATTGGATTATTATTTGTTGGCAGAAATGAATTGATTTTTGatagattatatgtttaaatttgaTTGCCAAAATATTATCGGCACCTAACACAGACACTACCTAAAGTAGTATAATTTCTAAAAAGAGTCCTGTCTATTGACATGCTAAGTTGTTGAGTTTTCTGGGTTGGTTTTTCATTTGGCTGTACGATTGATATCCGATGGCATCATCAAATaatggtgtaatgacccactaatctagactatttggaccattaacgaaactatacataaacttacatttttacgaaaataccataattttattgagtaacttgtaaaataagagttacttacaaataaatactaagaaggatatgggatcccattgtctttaaaaacaaaacatgatttaaaaaaaataaaaaacattacataaataatgcggaaaatacacgtaaaaccataaaaaaataaaatgagactacatcctcgaatcgaataacgctcggccccttgactccattcaccatcgatacacatcctctaagcgtcacgaatcttaccgcctctaaagcttattttcctgcacataaaacaaaaaggaatgagcctaatgtccagcaaggaaaatctaacacatagtcataaacataatttcataaggaacataaagacatatcataacacataatacacttattataatggccattattacttggggtcccatagactaaacaagcttatgcccatgagattagtggggtcctaccagctaaataggcatatgcccataatctttttggggtcttgttagtcaaatagggcataagcccaagcctacaaacatacacattcataacatattcataacatatcataacataacacataagataacataaacataagcatatagattctagcctattttccttaccaaagttaccgagatataatggactgagttgggacttttggaacactcctaaaaccataatgaacaagagtgagttgaaaaaaaaggaaagagatgaaaaggaaatgggaagactaaaccatttgagaaacatgcttaccgaaacttatgtgctcaagaacttagattccctaaccaaaatagagattaaggttagagattgagtagaagactttgagaaagaaaataacataatacagaaatgaactagagttttggttacctcaaagacttgcaagatcaatctaaccacaaccgaaatactaacgaacctcacttcccaaagtgtttgataagctaaagatgattaagcttatgactttcccacccaagtgtttaactctcacactctcctagcacttgcagcttctgaacttagagtaaaaggtgaataatggctgggtactaggtcctatttatagagtttgggaatgaaagtatcttgattttacttgaataaaaataatggctttttaggtgaaaatcatttgaataatcgttcagcagaggctgaagactcgttcaaaagatgctggacttatggaggactttgaatggctgaaagaaaaagaattcaaaagtgtttgaatttatgctggaggaggcgatatatcgccccctgtaggcgatatatcgcctgggctagtatgcccgaggcgaccgtgcatcgtctcgtgttttccgtatctacgtgctgcgatatattgccccctatagctgcgatatatcggcacacgctgaataattaaacacgaaattacacatttttagctaagtttgaatggagtaaacagccttgactaagccctcaacgtattcaaagctgctgactggccctatatcattcaaactttactccttattaaatttaatcctcaaaaatacttaatccttaatcaccattcataacatgtgcttaaaatcctattggttgatgtctaaaccttataatataataaatgtaatccttaatatcagtcacattaatcaaaccttaggttatacttaatattcttaaactataggttaaacttagaaaatctataagtactactatgagtgtccaaataattcccggtctgaaccaaaaatccacagtaacaaagataatactatacatactataatactactaaacaattagctaagtaaagttcttggactctacaattctcccctactaaaatagaatttcgtcctcaaaatttacttaccaaataattccggataccggccttgcatgtcctcctccaactcccacgttgcctcacgTTCataactattgctccataggactttgactataggaaagctcttggaccgtaactgcttcatccctctatctaggatgctaatcggtcgttcctcgtaactcaagtctttctcgagcgctatcgtatcgtacttgaggacgtgagatgggtctgacacatacttgcgtagcatcgaaatgtggaagacgttgtgactatcggctagtgttggcggtagggctagtgtatacgcaactggtcccactttgtccaatatctcaaaaggacctatgaatcggggactgagcttgcctttcttcccgaaccgcttgacacccttcataggagatatcttcaggaagacttgatctccaacttggaactccacatcgcgtcgcttggtatccgcatagcttttctgtcggctttgagtagcaagcatacgctgtctaataagcgctactgcttcttgagcttgtctaacaacttctccaaaatcttgacgtaaacactgatcctctatctgacactatcgtcttggggattccatgcaatcttacaatctcttggacatagatgtctgcatattggtctgccgtgtaagAAGTCTTGACCgacaggaaatgagccgacttggttagtctatctattactatccaagcggaatcatgctgcttattcgtctatggcagacccgtcacgaagtccatggctatatcgtcccacttccattccggtatgctaagcggttgcaataatcctgcaggtcgctgatgctccgctttaaCTTGCTGGCATAtgagacacttagatacatactccgctgtctccttcttcatccctggccaccaatagactgccttgatgtcatgaatcatcttggtagaccctggatgaactgagtacggggtattgtgcgcttcttctaggatcgtcttcttaatactttgctcgtctggcacgcatacccgatcattatatctcaataaaccttgactagatattgagaaatctatagtcttgccttctctgactacatccatgtgtgctgctagaAATTCATCACGTCTCTGACAATtctgtatgtcctctagcagattcgattggatagacaagttagccagcttgcctacaaccacttctattccggcactgataagctcctgctgtagcggcttttcaattccggataaggctgctaaattcccatagctttttcggctaagtgcatcggcgaCTACGtttgctttccctgggtggtataggatttcgcagtcgtaatcctttactaactccaaccatcggcgctgcctcatgttgagctccttcttcgtaaagaagtattttaaacttttgtggtctgtataaatctcgcaccgttctccgtaaagataatggcgccagatttttaacgcaaagaccactgcttccaactccatatcgtgagttggatagcgttgctcatactcctttaactgacgtgaggcataggctatcactttgtcgtttTGCATtagcacgcatcccaatcctagctttgatgcatcacagtagacaacgaacttgtcgttgggtgttgggacactaagtactggtgttgagcaaagcttatccttaagcaactggaagttttcctcacacttatcgttccagttaaacttttgttgcttccgggtcaggttggtgagtggagtggctatcttagaaaagccctctacaaactttctataataacctgctagccctaagaagcttcttacttctgacgcgttctttggcctaggccaatccttcacggcctctacctttgatggatctactgcaactccgtctttcgatatgacgtgcccgaggaacgccacttgtgaaagccaaaactcgcatttcttgaatttggcgtagagttgatgctccttcaatcgcgtcaaaatcaacctcaagtgttcctcgtgctctacttcatccttggagtaaattaaaatgtcgtcgatgaacacaacgatgaatttatccaagtagtccttgaagaccctattcattaaatccataaacacggctggtgcgttagtaagaccaaaagacataaccaagaactcgtaatgtccataacaagtcctaaaggctgtcttaggaatatcttctctctttaccttgagctgatgatacccggaccgtaaattgatcttagaaaatacagtcgcgcttcggagttgatcaaacaaatcatcaatccgaggtagcggttatttgttcttaattgttactttattcagctcacggtagtctatgcacatgcgcatacttccgtccttcttcttcacgaatagtaccggagcttcccatggtgaatggcttggcctaatgaaacccaagtttaggagttcttgtagctgcgtctttaactccttgacttccgtaggtgccatccggtatggtgccttagtgataggctcggtgcccggtactaattctatcgtgaagtctatttctcgatttggcggcaatcctggcaagtcatcgagaaatacctctggaaattcttgtataacccgaacatctccaactttaagtgatgtctccttctccatgttcgtgatgctggctaagaatgcttggcatcctttctccatcattctctgagctttgagagatgacactaatgaggtgcgcaatcctgaagcttgtcccatgaagcatcgtctctggccgtcaggagtctcgaacattaccttcttgcgtctgcagtcaatcgttgcgccatgccgtgctagccaatccatgcctagtatgacgtcgaagtctttgatcaccagttctatcaggtccccttctagttccttgtcctcaatcttgattggtacgcctcgtacaattcgtgatgatagaactactttgcccgaaggcaactcggttgcaaacctagttctaaatctttcactaggtttgtctagtttatctatcattcctaaagaaatatacgaatgagtggctcccgaatcaaataatacatgacataaattattgaggatggaaacctgacctgtgaccaccttgttgctagcatccgcctctccttgggttaaagcaaaaacccgagcaggaaccatcttttcgtccttctttccttccggcttttgctgaggacaatctttcttgcaatgcccctcttgaccacaattgaaacactccttggtgttggcacgacattctccggggtgcttcttctgacatttggcacatggcgggtattccacgtagcccgacctatttcccccattatttggttgtgcccttttattgttgtcagattgcttgttgttaggatgccttctcttctgtccgttaccattgttgttggactgactgttgccgctattgctagaTTGATTGTTGTTcagactggcctgaggttggctctgctgtctgggttcaggcttgctagcttcttctttgcttacgttggcctgcaacctttctacttcaattgttgtctcaagaacgtcggcatatgacgtgtttcccgggtttgctagcttcacccccatctcgatctttggttggagtcctctcacgaatttgttcaccctcagataatcggttggaactaactctgctgcgaactttgctaagcgatcgaactgacgagcatattctgccactgttaaattcccttgcttcagattggtgaactcctcaactctcgtagcaagtacctctgaattgtagtacttcttgtggaagagctccacaaatcgggtccacgtcatggtggtagcatcatgggattgctggaccaaatcccaccatatcctggcatctttcttgagtaaagacgagacgcaggatatgcggtccgcattactgaggttcatgtgggctaggatcggttccacattccttagccattcttctgcttcaaaggggtccatagtcccttcgaagttcggagcgtaatgcttgcggaacctctcgtacactggctccatgtactgtacaggatatggagcgtaattcgtcataggccatcccccatatggacaaccttgttggggtgctggggccatttgctgtggctacggctgcggctgtggcagaggctgaggctgagattgagcctgttggcgttgttgctgcaaaagttcctcgacttgctgtcgcagtctggcaatctctgcagtgttgtcagctggctgtgccggcgcgttgcggcgaacagtagcacgcactccccttcagcgaacggtagggaccgtattggtcgctggaacatcattggaggcgtttccgttggtgtgtgcagatcttcggagagacatcgtagcagagttctaacagttgaaagaaacatgttagaacttttcctaataggctttaaggcaaaaacttattctaaacaaacatatctcggacctatttattttgacttcttatgaaaaattatataggtctttatttattgttagagtgggtttctatacttagaaaaacaagtcatctttattttctaagtgtgtttctaatcatcctatatgacttaattctcaggctcgaaacttatctttgttccaaagttaaccatattgagggagggctgggatcagtaaaatcgttcccactactatggccccctaactctcaataaggaaacttggttcattgatttgtatccaccctcaccgaacttagtcattattcattttatttagtatttattatgattgcgaaaatagaatcaaactcacacatgatattcaaatagcatgttattcatttggaaaaacaatttcacttattacaatcaaaagtaaataaaacaaataaaaactactaatctaaaaatcgggatcttctacatccgatccgtcatctaacatatcatcatctatttgttcataatcatcattgtcatgagcatcaaaatgccctctaggaaggtttgtgagaatcctattcttttgctcattggtgaactgaaactcaaattttgcggtgaacctaactaagaggaaatagtatctcatcgctaatggtagttcattctcatcattcatttcttcccatatttcttctaaagctgctattacaggatggaaatctttaaacaacctaattactaatacatattgttccgttga
The Humulus lupulus chromosome 6, drHumLupu1.1, whole genome shotgun sequence DNA segment above includes these coding regions:
- the LOC133784990 gene encoding stemmadenine O-acetyltransferase-like, yielding MLWPHFVSSKAFPPRDISVLGAGVDIPMKDIVARRFVFEASCLEFIRSKYPKSQNKEFSNSRCYSRIEYLFVLIYLDLTSCGEEEMYGEVVKQVRELMNSGKEQEFVRNLEKGIDQTSNFLKDHAEEFVKGELVSFNFTSLCRFPLYEDFGFGKPSWVATNPIPYKNLIVFTDNKSCDGVEVYIDMEEEDMARLERDDEFMSFVSLPAES